In Candidatus Bathyarchaeota archaeon, the genomic window AGAGCCAATAAGAGTGGCCGATCTAATCTCCTCGGCACTGATCTGCTTGGATGAACAAAAGATTTAAATGCGATCTCCGAGATCGCAGTCGGAAGAGGTCTAGTTCTGATGAAGTTCTGCTCAAGATGCGGCACCCTAATGAACCTTGATAGGGAGAGACAGGCATATGTCTGCCCGAAATGCGGTGCCGTGGAGACCCCTGAGAGTAGCATTGTCTACTCCAAGACTGGAACCCCTAGAGACAAGGTAGTAGTCATAGGGAGGGAGGAGTTAAACCTGAGGACGACGCCCCAGGTGAAGATAAACTGCCCAAAATGCGGTAATAGCACTGCCTATTGGTGGATGGTGCAGACTAGAGGTGTAGATGAAAGCATGACTCAGTTTTATCGCTGCACCAAGTGTGGATACACTTGGAGGGAGTATGGCTGAGGGAGATCTTTTAAGTCATGAGAGGTATAAACATTATATGATATTTGAGGTGTCGAGTTGTTTGAGGCTGAGCTCTCGAATGTCGAGCCCTTCCGCAACCTGATCAAGGCCATCTCAGTGGTGGTTGAAGAGGGAAGCTTCAGGATAGACGAGGAGCAGATGAGGCTACTCGCGATGGATCCCAGCCACGTAGCCATGATTGACTTCGAGCTACCAAGGGAGTTCTTCGACAGATACTCCGCCGAGGGAGAGGTGAGGCTCTCGATAAATATGAGGGAACTACTCAAATTTCTTGACCGCGTTGATAGAGGAGAACAGCTGAGGATAAAGCTAGACGAGGAGCAGTCTAGGGTCGTCTTAGAGTGCAGGCGTGGAGGGCACATAAGGACCTTCACCATTCCCCTGCTCGAGCCCATTGAGGAGGAGGCGCCATCCCCAAAGATATTCTTCAAGGCTTCTGCACGGGCTCTCACCCAGAGCATTAGGAGGGCCATCAGGGACGCCGCCCTAGTCAGCGAGCATGTCAGGATAGAGATATCAGCGAAGGAGCTGAGGATCCAGGCCTCTGGAGAGGCGGGGAGCGTATCGAGCGTCTGGGAGATGGGAGCCGACGACCTACTAGAGATAAAGGCCCAGGAGGACTCGAAGGCCACCTTCACAATAAGCTACCTCCAAGATATGATCAACGCCGCAGCCATGTCAAGCGAGGTCACTAACATCGAGCTCTCAACGGATATGCCGATCAAGATGAACTTCGAGCTGCCCCAGGGGAAGCTAGTATACTACTTGGCCCCCTGCATCGGCGTCTAGTGGAGAAAGGGTAAATATTTCGCCGATCCCCCTCTAAATGCGGCCAGGGATGATATCTGAGAGGGAGGCATCCAAATACCCATTCCTTAAGGAGGCGGCCTCCCTCCTAGAGCACCTAGAAATTGATCTGGAGGACCTAACAGAACAGAGGTATGGGCCGATCCTAGATAGGGGTGAGGAGAGGGTTATACAGGCGATAAGATATGGTGTTGTGGGGGAGGGCCTATCAGATGACCTAGCTGAGCTCCTCTCCTTCCCCATCGCCGTTATGC contains:
- a CDS encoding transcription factor S, with translation MKFCSRCGTLMNLDRERQAYVCPKCGAVETPESSIVYSKTGTPRDKVVVIGREELNLRTTPQVKINCPKCGNSTAYWWMVQTRGVDESMTQFYRCTKCGYTWREYG
- the pcn gene encoding proliferating cell nuclear antigen (pcna), coding for MFEAELSNVEPFRNLIKAISVVVEEGSFRIDEEQMRLLAMDPSHVAMIDFELPREFFDRYSAEGEVRLSINMRELLKFLDRVDRGEQLRIKLDEEQSRVVLECRRGGHIRTFTIPLLEPIEEEAPSPKIFFKASARALTQSIRRAIRDAALVSEHVRIEISAKELRIQASGEAGSVSSVWEMGADDLLEIKAQEDSKATFTISYLQDMINAAAMSSEVTNIELSTDMPIKMNFELPQGKLVYYLAPCIGV